ATGGGGTACTGTCTCTTCGCGAGGGCGAACGCCTGACAGAAGATCAATGTATTGAAGCCGTCGCGACGCTCGCGGCCGAGCTGCGCTGCGAGCCATCGGCGATCCTCTGGGCCGCGCACGGCGACACCGACAATTTCCACCTCCACATCATGTTCGTGACGGTCGATGCGGAAACGGGCGAAGCCGTCCCGTTCGGTCGCGGACCGAAGGGTCATGCGCAATGGAAGGAGGCGATGCAGCGCGCCATCGCGCGCATCGAATATGAGCAGAAGCTCCAGGCGGAGGCGGGTGGGCGCTACGAGGTCCGCAACGGTCATGTTGTTCGACGCGCCGAGCCATCGGCGGCCGCCCGGAGCGCGGCACCGGCGCCCGCTCGCAAGCGGACGCCGCTTCGCCGCGAGGTGCTGGCGTTCGAGGAACAGTCGGGGTTCATGTCGTTTACTCGGCATGCTCAGGAGGCCGCCGGGCCGATCCTCGATGCAGCCACCTCCTGGCCGGACCTGCATCGCGATCTTGCGGCACACGGCATCGGCATCCGAAGCAAGGACAATGGCGGCGAGCTCTACGCGGGAGCTGATCACGTCAAGCTCAGCAAGATCGACCGGCGGCACAGTTGGACCCAGCTGGTCAAGCCCGATCGGCTCGGACCCTATACTGAGCCGGCCGGGGTGGAACTGGTGCCTTACGACCCTCCCATCCTGGATGCGGCCAAGGCTGCCGCCTGGCTGAAGCGGTGCAATACAGAGCAGGCGATCGGCGCCGCGATCGACCGGCGGGTCGCGGCGCTGATCGCTGCTCGCGAAGCCGCGCTTGCCGAAATGCGGGCGAGCATCGCCGCGCACCGCGACGATCTGGCCGGGTTCGATGCCGACCCGCGGCTACGGCGCGACATCGCAGCCGCATGGCCGCGGCTCGGCGCTGACACCATCGCGTCCCTCGGCGCGGCCTTCGACGCGCGGATCGCCGCAGTGCGCGTCCTCCGCCGCGCGGTTGCGGGCGCCGACGATCTAGACGCCATCGATCTCGACTGCATCGGCGCACTCGACGGCGGTATCGCTGCGCCATGGTATGGGGAACGTGGCGCGCCGCCGGTCGCCGTGATCCAAGGCTACGAGGCTGAGCGCCGGGATGACGTCGTTCGCTACTGGCGCGAGGGCGACACGGCGCGATCCGGACAGCCCGCAATGGTCGATGCCGGCGCCATTATCTGGGTCAACGACGGATCAGATGAGACGATCGCTGCGGCGTTACGGCTTGCCGCGGAACGCTATGGCCGCGTCGCCGTGTTCGGCGACCGGGCTTACCTTGCGCGCTGCGCCGCCGTGGCGGGCGAACTCGGCGTCGAGATGACGACCATCACACCAGCCGAGGCCATTCGGCGGACCAAGACCGTATCGGGGCGTCACGAGACGCGCGTCAAAGCGCTCGCGACAGCGAAGGCGCGTCAGAACGAGGACCTGCGGCAATGGGCACGCGCTTATGCACGGGCAACTCCTGGCAAGGTCGCGGAGCCAGAGGAGAGGCGGAGGGCGCCGCCCATGTTGCGCCACCTCGCTGGGCACGAGACCGTCCCGACGGTGCAGGCGCTACATGCTGAGGTGGGCCAGCAGGCTCGCCCAGATGTACCAAAAGCCGGCAGACAATCCCGCAGGGAGTGGCAGCGAGATGCTGGCGGCATCGAATAACGGAGGTTGTCCCAACCCCGGCCACGTCTGTGACCGGCGTGGAAAAGCGCTCCATGCGCAGCTCTTGAACAGCAGGGCAGGAAGAAGGATGGAGTGAGCCAGAAGGCAGATGGAAAAATGCTCTTGAAGCATTGATCCGAGCCTGACGGCTCCGCGCGTCCGCGGCTGCGGACGCGCGATCTCCGTCCCAAGGACTGCCTCATGACCGATACGATCACCGCCTTGCGTCCGCGCGGGGTCCTGCCGGAACGCGCACGCCCACCGTTCAACGCCCGACCCGTCTGTGCCGCGGGGCGCGACAGCCGCTCCAGCGAAGGGCCGTACGCGACCCACTACACCGCGACCGCGTCTTGGTGCTACATCAACCGGCTCCCCGGAAGCGACAGGTTCGGCAAGGTACCGGATGGCTATCTGGACCGTGGCGACCTGGTGGCTAGCGGTCGCTGTCACCCGCAGAACAAGATCCCGAACGAACTCAGGAGCGGTGACCAGCTGTGGCGCGATGCCGATGATGCCGCCGCCCTGGAAGGCCCGCGCGCCATCTCGGCGACTCACATCGTCGCCGACCTGCCAATGGCCGAACCCGAGCGCTGGACATGGTTGGTCGAAACCTACGCCTACCGGCATCTGGTCGACAAGGGGATGATCGCCGACTGGTCGATCCATGGCCGCAAGGCTGCCGACGGCGCCTGGACCGGCCATCCGCACGTCCACATCCTTGCGACCGCCCGGTTCTGGCGACCCAACGGCCGCGTGGGCTCGCACCAGTGGCAGTGGCTCGCCAATGCCGACCAGATCCGCGCCGCCGAGGACGGCTGGCTGCGGCTGACGGGCTTGCGCCCGGCGCTCGCCGCCTGATCAACCCGAATCCTCTCGGATCATACTGACGCCCGTCGCCGACCCCGGCGGCGGGCGTTTCCTCTACAAGGAACACGAGATGTCCTTCTACGAACTGGACCCGAAGCGCCCCGGCGAGCCGCTTGCGTGCGAACTCGAGCGCTTTGCCGATTACCGCGTGCTGCGCCGCCTGCCGCAGCCCGATGAGCTCTGGTGCCGCTCGATGCCGGTGCCGACGAACGTGATG
This portion of the Sphingomonas sp. FARSPH genome encodes:
- a CDS encoding MobA/MobL family protein, encoding MTDTITALRPRGVLPERARPPFNARPVCAAGRDSRSSEGPYATHYTATASWCYINRLPGSDRFGKVPDGYLDRGDLVASGRCHPQNKIPNELRSGDQLWRDADDAAALEGPRAISATHIVADLPMAEPERWTWLVETYAYRHLVDKGMIADWSIHGRKAADGAWTGHPHVHILATARFWRPNGRVGSHQWQWLANADQIRAAEDGWLRLTGLRPALAA
- a CDS encoding relaxase/mobilization nuclease domain-containing protein, whose protein sequence is MIIKLIETKAKTKEADRRARYLTRYLATADRRWLGLEAPALDHGLTLSTYMSRQPEPTLPTGERVLFKGAAINGTAQAWDNGVTEIERRLAKRSAKIKKPVRHGVLSLREGERLTEDQCIEAVATLAAELRCEPSAILWAAHGDTDNFHLHIMFVTVDAETGEAVPFGRGPKGHAQWKEAMQRAIARIEYEQKLQAEAGGRYEVRNGHVVRRAEPSAAARSAAPAPARKRTPLRREVLAFEEQSGFMSFTRHAQEAAGPILDAATSWPDLHRDLAAHGIGIRSKDNGGELYAGADHVKLSKIDRRHSWTQLVKPDRLGPYTEPAGVELVPYDPPILDAAKAAAWLKRCNTEQAIGAAIDRRVAALIAAREAALAEMRASIAAHRDDLAGFDADPRLRRDIAAAWPRLGADTIASLGAAFDARIAAVRVLRRAVAGADDLDAIDLDCIGALDGGIAAPWYGERGAPPVAVIQGYEAERRDDVVRYWREGDTARSGQPAMVDAGAIIWVNDGSDETIAAALRLAAERYGRVAVFGDRAYLARCAAVAGELGVEMTTITPAEAIRRTKTVSGRHETRVKALATAKARQNEDLRQWARAYARATPGKVAEPEERRRAPPMLRHLAGHETVPTVQALHAEVGQQARPDVPKAGRQSRREWQRDAGGIE